The following nucleotide sequence is from Kineobactrum salinum.
TGTCATCAGTCGCTATTGGGTCACCTCCCGCGCGCTGGACAAGGACACACCGCTGGATGCCTCGGTGCTTACCCAGCAGACTGGCGACCTGGGACGCCTGCCCCGGCAGGTGATCCGCAATCTGGACGATATCGAGGGCACGGTAACGCGCAGACCACTGGCAGCTGGCACGGTACTGCAGCAGGCGCTGCTGCGGGTGCCTCCGCTGGTTGAGAGGCGCCAGGCGGTAACCGTGGAAGCTGCCGGCAGCGGCTTCCGCATCTCCCGTCAGGGACGTGCCATGGACGCCGGCGCCAGGGGTGACAGGATCCGCATCCGGCTGCCCAACCGCGAGGTTCTGCAGGCAGCGGTTATCGGTCCGGGGCGGGTTGCTGTAAACTAGTATTGGGTACTCGCTGTAAACAGGCCCTGAAGTGAATGGCACTTACTTGAGGGTTTCGGGACTTCGTAGCCCGGTCGACATCCTGGGAGGGTGCTTTCGAGACACGCCGTGAACCCTTCCGTGGGGGCTCGGATGCGACATCCATGTCGCATACGGTCTCGAAAGCACCCTCCCAGGACGCCGACCTTCTACCGGAGCGAGCTAAACTAAGTGCCATTCGCCCTAAAGTGATGAGCTACAGTGCCGATATAGAGGCTATATGATATCTACCGGAGATGATCACATTGAAAATTAACGGCTATTCCTCTCCCACGCAGGCCGGCCAGGCCGCCCCGGGCAGGAACGAAGGCAAAACCGCCGCAGCGCCCAGCAGTGCAGCTGCTTCCCCTGCCGCGGTGACGCACCTGAGCTCTTCCACCGGAGACACCAGCAGGGACGTCGACACTGCGCGGGTCGCGGAAATTCGCCAGGCAATTGCAGAGGGCCGCCTGGAATTTCGTGCCGACCTGATCGCGGACAAGCTGATCGCCAGCGTCCAGGACCTGCTGGACCAGGATCAACAGTGAGCCTGGAGCCGCACCTCGAAAGCCAAAAGGCGCGCCTTGAGCGCCTGCGGGTGCTGCTGACCCGCGAACAGGGCCTGCTTACTGAAGGCCAGGTCAGCAGCGAGGAACTGGCCACCGTCGCCAGCGAAAAACAGCGCGAGCTGAAAGAAATTGAGGCCTTCGAAGCGCAGCGGCGCAAGGCCCAGCAACGTCTCGGCTATGGCATGGGACGCTCTGGAGCCCGACAGGCAGCCATCCAGGCCGGCTGTCCTGAGCTGTGGGCGACCATCGAGCAGCTGGCCACGGAAGTCGGCCGCCTCAACCAGCTCAATGGCAAATTGATCCATCTGCGGCTGGAAAACAACCAGCGCATGCTGAATTTTCTCCAGGAAGCTGCCGGCGCAGGCCTCTATGGCCCCGATGGCCAGGCGGGATTGCGAGTGGGTCAAGTGGACTCCCGGGTCTGAACAACTGCGACCGACGACAATCCTGATCATAGTTTGCCACCTTTTGCGGAGCGGCGCGCGCTCGGCAAGGCGCCGGCCCGGCCTGGTGAAAATGGAGAGAATTGTCAGTGATTGACGTGCAGGAACTGGCCAACACCCCTCCCCTCGATATATTGCTGAGCTGTCAGCCGGTCTACACCCGCAACCAGGATGTGGCTGCCTTCTATCTGATGCTGCAACACACGGATGCCGACGGCATGATCGCGATGAGCGACATCCAGGCGCTGGTGCCGGTAGTGCTGGAGAACTATGCAAAACTGTTCCAGCACGGCAAGATCGGACCGGTTCCGTGCATTATCCGGATCACACCCCAGATCCTGTTCGATTCTGCATTGCTGGAACTGCCCCGCAAGCAACTGATCCTGGAGATCAGCGAGGCCGAATCGCTGCCGCCCGGGGAGCTGACCCGGCACCTGCAACAGCTCTCCGCGAACGGGCACCGCCTGGCGCTGGACTGCAGCACGCTGAATATAGCTGATGCCGACCAGCTCCTGGGGACCGTGCATATTGCGCGCCTGGACCTGGACAGACTGAACAGCGATGAATTGCAGCGAGCATTGAAAAGACTCAAGCGCGGCGGCATCGACATTCTGGCTCACAATATCTGCGACGAGGCACAGTTCCGGGATTGTGTCGAGCAGGGCTTTACCTATTACCACGGCCCATTCCTGGGCAAGCCTACACCGGTGCAAGGCCGAAAAATCGGTGGCAACAAAGTACTGCTGCTGCAATTGCTGGCGAAACTGCAGGATCCCGACGCCACCGTCACCAGTCTCGAGGCTATCGCGATCAGGGACGCGACTCTCACCTACCGTCTTCTTCGAATTGTCAACGCCGCAGCCCTGGGATTTCGACGTAAAGTGGATACCCTGTCCGAGGCCATCACTCTGCTCGGCACAGAGGAGATCAAGCGCTGGGTCAATCTGTTTCTGGTCGAAAATGAGCCGGGCAAGCCCGGCGAGCTGACCCGCAACATGCTGGTGCGCGCCCGGATGTGCGAGATTCTGGCGCAACTGGGCAACCAGCCCAATCCGGTCAATTACTTCATCGTCGGTTTGCTGTCGCAGCTGGATGTGCTGATGGATATCAGCATGCCGGACCTGATGGAACAGGTGCCACTGGGCCCTGAAGTCAAACTCGCACTGCTGCAGCGTGCCGGTAGCCAGGGCGAAACACTGGCTGAAGTCGAGCGCTATGAGCAGGGCCGTTTCGATGAATTGCAGGATCTGTACAACAAGGCGTATTACGAGGTCGCCTACCGGCACGCCAGCGCCTGGGCCCGACAGGTCGAATTCGAGCTTCATGGCTGAATACAAGCGCGCGGAGGCACTCTGCGCTGCGATCGCCCTTCCTACCCGCCCTACCTACATTTTTCTTCTACGGTCATAAAGTCCCGGCGACGGCGGCCGATAACTTTATTGAGCAGTTGGCATCACGCGACCAGGCGGAAGCACCTTGGTCCGGTCCGGTCGCCATTGACTTGACCCAAGAGAGGAGCCCTGACTATGTCAGTTACACTCGAAAATCCCCTTACCGCGGCGCCGCGGCGTGCGCCGCTGATCACTCTGGCACTGGCCGCGCTGGCCCTTGTCGCCGCAAGCCCGGCAGTTGTCGCCTGTGACCAGCCCGCGTTCAGTTACCAGATCCCCGACGGCAAGTCCGCGGATGAAGCTGCGATGGCCGCGGCCCAGCAGGCGGTTAAATCCTACGTCGAGGCCGGTGAGAGTTTCATCAGCTGCCTGGAGCAGGACGGCAGTGTCAACTCGGGTAACCTGGCCCGCCTGCGCAATTCCACCATTGATGACATGGAGCAGATCGCCGCCAAGTTCAACCGACAGCTGCGCCAGTATCGAAAGGCCAACTGATCTCATGCCCTCCCTCTTTTGCCGCATTGGCGGGCCCACAAACCGCGCTCTGCCTTGTTGCCTGCTCTCGACATAAGCCCGCCACCACGCCTGCGCCGGTCTGGCCTGCCCTGGACCGGCTGGCAGTCCGCCCTGAATCGGCGCGAGAGGAAGGAGTTGACAACACCTTCCTGCAAGCTGATTTCCAGCCTGGAGACCGGCCATCGGCAGTTGAACCGGTACCTGTCCGGGCCGGCAGGTAGCAGTCGCGTTAGCGCCCGATTCTGCTATCATCAGTTGACGGGTGGTTCATGGCGAATCGGCGACGGGGCCGGCGGGGAGCGAATTGAAGCCTACAGTCAGTACAGGCGCGAGCATCCAGCCAGCAGCATCCCGAGGCGTCTGTAGACAAGGCTTTTGATATCATGGAATTTTCGCATTCAAAGCACGGTCGAGCCGCCGATTGGGGCCATCACCCGCTGCCTGCAGGCGTGATTCTGGCTGTGGATGACGACCCGGGCAGCCTGCTGCTGGCATCTGAATACTTCGGCTCCGAAGGCTATCGCGTTGACACCGCCCTCAGCGGCGACGACGCGCTGGCGCGCATCGAACAGATCCAGCCGGACATCATTTTGCTGGACATTATCATGCCGGGCATGGATGGCTACGAGGTATGCCGCCGTATCAGGCGCATGCCGCATTTCAAGAGCACCCCCATCATCATCCTCACCTCGCTGGACAACAGCGATGCCGAGCAGCGCGCCTACGATATAGGCGCCTGGGATTTCGTCACCAAACCAATCCACTGGCCGACACTCAAACACCGGGTGCAGTTTGCGCTGCGTGCATCCCGCGCCATGATGGCGGAAAGATCGGCGGACCGGTTTGCGCGCGTGATCAACCAGTCTCCGAATGAAGTGTTGATATTCGACTCGGTATCGCTGCTGGTGCTGGACGAGAACGTCAGTGCGCTAAGGAATCTCGGCTACAGCAAGGAAGAACTCAAGAATCTGAGTTTCATCCAGACCCTGCACGGCGAGACACCGGAGTCGCTGGAATCCATTTTGCAGCAGGTGAGATTGCGCCAGCAGGAAAAATTCAAGTTCCAGATGCAGCGCAAGGACGGTTCAACCTACTCGACCGAGGCCACGCTACTGTACTCTGTCGAAGAGGATCCCCGAGTCTATGTAGCAATCCTACAGGATACCAGTGAAAAACACCGTATCGAAGAAGAACTTCACCGACTGTCCTTCTACGATGAATTGACGGGCCTGGCAAACCGGCGCCTGCTCGAAGACCAGGCCGGCCAGTTGTTGTCCATGGCCCAGCGCAATGGCCATCGCTGCGCGGTCTGCATTCTCGACCTGGACGGGATCCGGCACATCAATGACGCGCTGGGACCCGCGGTCGGAGACCTGTTGCTGCAGCAGATCTCGCAGCGGCTCGCAGACGTGGTGCGGCGGTTTGACCTGATAGCGCGTGACGAATCGTCCTCTCCGGCAAACTCCGGCACGCAGCTGGCACGTTTTGGCGGCGACGAGTTTGTGCTGGTACTGAGCGATTTCGACAACCCCCTGGACCCCGCCAAGGCTGCAGAGCGCATTCTGGAGGCCGTGGCCCTGCCCTGCCTGATCCAGGACAATCAACTGAGCCTGACCGCGTCCATGGGTATCTCGCTGTACCCGGACGACGGCGACAACCTGGATGAACTGGTGCAGCGCGCCCACACCGCGATGTACGCTGCCAAGCGCGCCGGCAAAAATCGCTACTCCTTCTTCACCGAAGAAAACAACCGCAATCTGATCAGCCGGATGCAACTGGAAGCGGAGCTGCGGGCCGCTATCGAGAACGAGGAGTTCGAGCTGCACTACCAGCCCCTGGTCGACACTGCCCTGCAGCGGGTAACCGGCGCGGAATGCCTGCTGCGCTGGCGTCACCCCGACGGCATGCGTTTTCCCGACCAGTTTATTCCGCTGGCCGAGGAGACCGGGCTGATCCTGCCGATTGGCGAGTGGGTGCTGCGCGAGACCGTCGCCCAGCTGAACCGGTGGGCCGACGTTATCGGCGAGGATTTCGGGCTCTCGGTCAATATTTCCAGCTTGCAGATCCGTGAACAGCGTTTTCTGGAACGCACCCGTGAACTGCTGAAGGCGAACCCGATAGCAGATGGCCACCTGATTTTCGAGCTCACGGAAAGCTCTCTGATAGAAGACGTGGAGGGCACGATCCGGTGGTTGCGCGACATCGAGAGTCTGGGCATTCGCATTGCGATCGACGACTTCGGTACCGGCTATTCCTCGCTCAACTACCTGGTAAGACTGCCGGTCTATTGCATCAAGATCGACCGCGTCTTCGTCAACAACGTCGACCACGACCGCGATCAGGCAGCCATCGTCCTGGCCATCTTCCAGATGGCCAGGGCCCTGCGGATCGAGGTAGTCGTCGAGGGGGTGGAAACCCGGGAGCAGCTCGCTACACTGACCGCCATGGGCTCCTGCGGCATCCAGGGCTGGCTGGTGAGCAAGGCGCTTCCGGTCGACCGTTTCGAGCAATTTCTGCAGGAATTTCCACCCTCGGAGCTGCCGGCTCCCGCACTCTGAACGCCGCCCGCTCCGGCGAACACACAACCCGGACAGGCAACCGGAAACAGGAGTTATTGTGTCAATTCGCTTTCTTCGCAGGCGGCGCCGGTCGCTGTCAAAACTCGCCTGGGGACTGATACCGCTGGCCCTGATCGTCGCCACACTGCTGCTGTTGCGCCCCTCCGGCTCCGATGACGGCAGCGCGGACATTAGCCTGGTCGCCAGCTATCCCGATGCCGAGCTGTGGGCGGTTAATCCCGGACTGCGCCCCGGCGCTGCCGGGCAGGAGTTTGTGGCGCCCAACAGCGCACGACGCAACCGGGTATTGCAACGGCTCGGTCAGTTTCGGGCTGATTACCGGCAGTCTGCTCCCTTCCTGACAATAAGCCACAGTGCCGGCTCGCCGGCCCGGCGCCAATTCGCCCGGGAGCTCGCAGGGGTTCTGGCCCAGCACGATCTTGGCGCCGCGGGCGCCGGGCCGGCTCCGGCGGAGGCAGAGAGAGAGGCCGACATCATCGTGCGCGCCGCCCGGCGCGACCAGAACATTGTTCGGGCCCTGCTGCAGGCGCTTTCGCCCTACTATTCTGCGCATGTACTCCTGTTATTCGACGAATCCATCAGGCTCGACAGACTGAGCCTGCACATCGCCGGTGACCCCACATTCACCCGCGAAGGGCTTGCGATCTTCCCGCGATAACTCCGGCGCTCACCGAGCTGCAGTGCAAACGGCCTGTCAAAGACCAAAGGGCCAGGTATCGGGCATCCCCTGCTGCTCCCGAAACCCCAGCGGTGTCACCGCGCCGGTTTCATCAAACCATATATAATCGTCGAACTGCTCCCCGAGGCGGGCGTGGAAATAGTGGCTGGCCCACTCCGTCGCAGGCCGGTAAATCACGCCGATGGCCCGCTCCGGGCGCTCCTCGACCAGCCTGCCACGCAGATCCGGGGCAACGTACCGGCGGCCCACCGGCACACTGAAGGCAGGAATACCGGTATCGTGGCAAAGCCGCTCCCAGCTGCCGGCCAGCGACGGCACCACCTTCATCACCTCCATTGCTCCGCCCCAATCGCTGGCGGCGGCAACCGTGCCACTGTGGGTCCCCATACCAACCAGGTAGGCATCGTCGCCAAAAGCCTGGCGACACAGCTGACCCAGGTTGTGCTGACCGCGCACCGACACTTCGGTAGCCCTGGCATCGCCGATATGGGAGTTATGCGCCCACACCACGATCTTCCCATTTTCACGATACTCCAGCAGTGAACGGAGGGTATCGAACATATGGCTGTCCCGGAGGTTCCAGGAGTCGGCAAGGCCGTCGTACAGGCTCCGGTAATACTGTTCGGCATTGGCCACCAGACGGGCATTGTGCATCGCGTCCAGGAAGCTGTCGCCGTCCTGGGCCATGTATTCGAGCTGCCGCTCCATCATGGCGGTCAGGATATCCACCACTTCACTCTCGCACTCGCGGTAGCGGCCCGACATCGCAGCACGGCCATAGGTAGCAGGATCTTGTTGCCATGGTGTAAGACAACCATAGCGCTCGCGGGCGTCCCGGGCGGCGGCGGGGTCGATACGCTGCAGGTAGTTGATGACCTCATCCATGGAGGTATACATGCTGTACAGATCGAGGCCATAGAACCTCACTCGCGAACCGATGTCCGCAATGCCGCCATTGTGTCGCCGCAGCCATTCGACGAATTCCTGAACCTGGGTATTGCGCCACATCCAGGTCGGAAAACGGCTGAACGCGCGCCACTCCGAAGGCGGCATCCTCAAATCGCGCACATAGTGATCTACACGGGCCGCATCGGGCCAATCCGCTTCCACTGCCACCCCGGTGTAATGCTTCTGTTCGATCAGTCGTTGTGTGAGACGGGCCCGGATACGATAAAACTCCTCGCTGCCGTGGCTCGCCTCGCCGATCAATACCACCCGGCTGTCGCCAATGCGCCTGAGCAAATTGTCCAGCTTGGTATCGCCGTCGAGCGGTTCCGCCGCGGCAGCCAGCAGTTGCGAAGTCGTAGCCGGCTGCTCGGATGCACCAAGGTTCCCGGCGCGCGGGCGCCGTCGATCGTTGTGCCGATGCGAGTCACCGGGCCAGCCCGCCTCGCCGATCAACGGCACGAACCGCACAGGTCCCAGTTCCTCCCGCTCAAATTCGTCTTCTCCGATGCGGGTCAGCCGGACCAGTCCCTGCATCGCTGCGCTGCCGACCGGCATGACCAGGCGGCCCCCGACACTCAATTGAAGCTTCAGCGGTTCGGGAATGGCCGGGGCGCCGGCAGCGACCACAATACCATCGAAGGGCCGGGCCGCCGGCCAGCCTACCGAGCCATCGCCGTGGATCACTTCGACATTGTCGTAACCGAGCTCGCGCAGCAGTTCGCTGGCCGCGGCCGCGAGTGCCGGTACCCGTTCAATGCTGTAGACCCTGCCAGCCATTTCCGCCAGAACCGCCGCGGCATAGCCCGAACCGGTGCCCACATCCAGAACCCGGGCATCGGCCGGCAGTTGCAGGGCATTCAGCATCGACGCGACCACCCAGGGCTGGGAAATGGTCTGGTCACAGGCGATCGGCAGCGCTGTATCCTCGTAGGCAAATTCCCGCATATTGGCGGGCAGGAAGCGCTCCCGCGGTACCCGCCGCATCGCATTGAGAACCCGCTCATCGTCAATACCCCGCGCGGCCAGCTGCAGTTGCACCATGGCCTCACGCTGGGTCTCGCAATTACTGCTGTTGTCGTGGTTTGCACTCATGACCGGTACCTCCGTCACAACCGGCAAGGCCGCGCCCACCTCGCGCTGGGTTCAAGCGCCAGCGTCGCCTGCAAACCGCCGGCTCAATCCGCGAGTTGTTGCCAGCCGGGATCGGGCTCGAAGCGCGGCCCGTGACGCCCGGCCAGTTGCCGCAGGCGTTGTTCGACAACGTCCACGCCCCGCTGGCGCGCATAATGCAGCGGTCCCCCACGGAACGGGGCAAAGCCGGTCCCAAATATGACGGCCGCATCCAGGACGTCGGCGTCCTGTACCACCTGCTGACGCAGACAGGCAACGCAGGCATTGAGTAGCGGCAACAGCAGCCGGTCCGCGGTATCGGCCGGCGCCGGCGCGGTAGAATCTTTCTTTTCGGGACCGCCGTCATTCCAGCGGTACAGGCCCCGCCCCGCCTTGCGTCCGGTTTCGCCGTTTTCCACCTTGTCCCGCAACCAGGACGGAACCTCCAGCAAGGGCACACCGGTCAACTGCTGGCGCAGCATGTCGGCGACATCCACACAGATATCCAGCCCCACCTGATCCGCCATTTCCGCCGGCCCCATGGGCATGCCGAAATCGAGTGCCGCCCGGTCCAGGGTTTCCGGTGCCATGCCTTCGTCCAGCATGCACATCGCTTCCAGGAGATAGGGCGTCAGCACCCGATTCACCAGGAAGCCCGGCGCACTCTGCACCGGTACCGGCAGACGGTCGATTGCCTTGGTGAAGGCCCTGGCGCGGGCCAGGCTGGCGTCGGACGCGCGATCATGAGCCACTACCTCCACCAGCTGCATGCGAGACACCGGGTTGAAAAAATGAAGGCCGACGAAGTTCTCCGGCCGTTCGATGTCCTCCCGCAACGTCTCCAGCGGGATGCTGGAGGTATTGGTGGCCAGCAATGCATCCGGTTTCATCTGCTGCTGCAGCTGCGTATACACCGCCCTTTTGATCTCTGTTTTCTCGGGAACCGCTTCGATCAGCAGGTCGGCGTGACGCACACCATCGCCGGCCGGGTCGGGAATCAGGCGATCCAGTACCTCACGGGTAGCGGCCTCGCCGCGGTGCTTGCTCCGGCACAGTCCGGCGGCCCGCCGCACCGCATCGGCAATCGAATCGGGCCGGGTATCGGCCAGTGTCACCCGCAGGCCCTGCAGCGCGCACCAGGCGGCAATATCGCCGCCCATGGCTCCCGCTCCCACCACATGCACCTGCGTCACCGCCGCCTGCTCGCCGCCAGCCTGCCGTTTCAGGGCTTCGCGCAGAAAGAATACCCGCACCAGGTTCTGGCCCGCCGTCGAGGTCACCAGCCGGGCAAAGGAGTCTGCCTCCGCCGCCTGCATGGCTGTCCGGTTGCCGCCGTGGCGGCGCCACAGCTCGATCAACTCGAACGGCGCCGGGTAATGCTCGGCCGAGACCCGCTGCCGGGTCTGGGCCACCATCCTTCGTGCCGCCAGATCCCGGCTCCAGCGCTGCTCCAGCAACTTGCAATAGCGCGGCCGCGATGCCCTCGCCAGGGCACCGTCAGCGGCAGCGCCTACCGCCGGACGCACATGGCGCTCGCAGGTGACCGCATCCACCAGGCCCAGCTTGCGGGCTCGCCCGGCGGGCACCGGTTTACCGGTGAGCATCAGTTTCATCGCCTGCAGTGGATTGATCTGGCGGCTGCTGCGGAAGGTGCCGCCCAGCCCCGGGTGCAGGCCCAACTGAACCTCCGGGAAACCGAGCATGGCGCCTTCGATGGCGATGCGGTAGTCGCAAGCCAGCGCCAACTCCAGTCCGCCGCCCAGACAGGCGCCGTGAAGCACGGCGATACGCGGTATGGCGAGATTCTCAAAACCATCGACCACTTCGTGAGCCTGTTGCAACTGGCGTACGACGCTGTCGGCGCTGCGGGCGTCCCGGAACATGCCGACATCCGCGCCCACACAAAACCCCGCCGGCTTGCCCGAACGCAGGACCAGTGCCCGCGGCGGACGCCGCCGCAGCTCGGCGGTAATCTCCGCCAGTTCCTCCAGGACCGCCTCGTCCAGGGTATTGACCGAACTGTCGCAGCGACTCAGCACCAGCCAGGCAATATCATCCTCATCCCGGGCCAGCCACCAGTGACGCCAGGCTGTGTCGGCGGCGAGGTCCACGGGGCCCAATTCCAACCGCCGCGGATTGAGCAGTGCAAGCACGTCGGTAGTCATGGGTCGGACCTCTCCAGCAACATTGCGCCGCCCTGGCCGCCGCCGATGCATTCGGTGGCCACACCCAGGCGCCGGTCGAGGCGCTGCAGGGTATTGGCCAGATGCAGCACAATCCGGTTGCCGCTCGTGCCCACCGGATGCCCCAGGCTGATGGCGCCGCCGTCGACATTGAGACGGTCGAGTTCGGGTGCGCCTGGCGGCTGCTCCAGGCCCAGTGCCTCACGGCAAAATTGCGCGCTGTTCCACGCTTTCAGGCAGGCCAGAACCTGAGCGGCAAACGCTTCATTGATTTCCCACAGATCGACATCGGACATTTCCAGTGCCTGCCGTTGCAACAACCGGGTAGCACTGAGTACCGGCCCCAGCCCCATGATGGCAGGGTCCAGCGCGGACCAGTGGCTGTCCACGATACGGGCCCGGGGCGTGAGCGCGTGGCGCTCGACGGCCGGCCCGGAGGCCAGCACCACCCAGCTGGCGCCGTCGCTTATCTGGGAACTGTTGCCTGCGGTCACTTGACCCCAGGGCTTTTCAAAGGTCGGTTTCAGCGCCGCCAACCGGGCACTGTCGGTATCCGGGCGCACCCCGTTGTCAAATTCATGGCAGCGGCCGTCAGGACTGAAGGCCGGAGTCACCTCATCCGCCAGGTAGCCCTGTTGCTGGGCCCGGGCCAGGCGGTGATGGCTGCCAGCGGCGTACGCATCCGCCTCAGCCCGGGAGATATCGAACAGAT
It contains:
- the flgA gene encoding flagellar basal body P-ring formation chaperone FlgA, whose amino-acid sequence is MKYFAHIVRPAATRLRPIWLLLMLLACSVPAIAGQQQEMAEQRQVMDAVHHFLRQHTRSLGEQVEIEVVPPRVNFPACPNPQPFLPGREQARWGRLSVGVRCGDDERLRYLQAQVSVISRYWVTSRALDKDTPLDASVLTQQTGDLGRLPRQVIRNLDDIEGTVTRRPLAAGTVLQQALLRVPPLVERRQAVTVEAAGSGFRISRQGRAMDAGARGDRIRIRLPNREVLQAAVIGPGRVAVN
- the flgM gene encoding flagellar biosynthesis anti-sigma factor FlgM, which gives rise to MITLKINGYSSPTQAGQAAPGRNEGKTAAAPSSAAASPAAVTHLSSSTGDTSRDVDTARVAEIRQAIAEGRLEFRADLIADKLIASVQDLLDQDQQ
- a CDS encoding flagella synthesis protein FlgN, with product MSLEPHLESQKARLERLRVLLTREQGLLTEGQVSSEELATVASEKQRELKEIEAFEAQRRKAQQRLGYGMGRSGARQAAIQAGCPELWATIEQLATEVGRLNQLNGKLIHLRLENNQRMLNFLQEAAGAGLYGPDGQAGLRVGQVDSRV
- a CDS encoding EAL and HDOD domain-containing protein, producing the protein MIDVQELANTPPLDILLSCQPVYTRNQDVAAFYLMLQHTDADGMIAMSDIQALVPVVLENYAKLFQHGKIGPVPCIIRITPQILFDSALLELPRKQLILEISEAESLPPGELTRHLQQLSANGHRLALDCSTLNIADADQLLGTVHIARLDLDRLNSDELQRALKRLKRGGIDILAHNICDEAQFRDCVEQGFTYYHGPFLGKPTPVQGRKIGGNKVLLLQLLAKLQDPDATVTSLEAIAIRDATLTYRLLRIVNAAALGFRRKVDTLSEAITLLGTEEIKRWVNLFLVENEPGKPGELTRNMLVRARMCEILAQLGNQPNPVNYFIVGLLSQLDVLMDISMPDLMEQVPLGPEVKLALLQRAGSQGETLAEVERYEQGRFDELQDLYNKAYYEVAYRHASAWARQVEFELHG
- a CDS encoding putative bifunctional diguanylate cyclase/phosphodiesterase; this translates as MEFSHSKHGRAADWGHHPLPAGVILAVDDDPGSLLLASEYFGSEGYRVDTALSGDDALARIEQIQPDIILLDIIMPGMDGYEVCRRIRRMPHFKSTPIIILTSLDNSDAEQRAYDIGAWDFVTKPIHWPTLKHRVQFALRASRAMMAERSADRFARVINQSPNEVLIFDSVSLLVLDENVSALRNLGYSKEELKNLSFIQTLHGETPESLESILQQVRLRQQEKFKFQMQRKDGSTYSTEATLLYSVEEDPRVYVAILQDTSEKHRIEEELHRLSFYDELTGLANRRLLEDQAGQLLSMAQRNGHRCAVCILDLDGIRHINDALGPAVGDLLLQQISQRLADVVRRFDLIARDESSSPANSGTQLARFGGDEFVLVLSDFDNPLDPAKAAERILEAVALPCLIQDNQLSLTASMGISLYPDDGDNLDELVQRAHTAMYAAKRAGKNRYSFFTEENNRNLISRMQLEAELRAAIENEEFELHYQPLVDTALQRVTGAECLLRWRHPDGMRFPDQFIPLAEETGLILPIGEWVLRETVAQLNRWADVIGEDFGLSVNISSLQIREQRFLERTRELLKANPIADGHLIFELTESSLIEDVEGTIRWLRDIESLGIRIAIDDFGTGYSSLNYLVRLPVYCIKIDRVFVNNVDHDRDQAAIVLAIFQMARALRIEVVVEGVETREQLATLTAMGSCGIQGWLVSKALPVDRFEQFLQEFPPSELPAPAL
- a CDS encoding protein-L-isoaspartate(D-aspartate) O-methyltransferase; translation: MSANHDNSSNCETQREAMVQLQLAARGIDDERVLNAMRRVPRERFLPANMREFAYEDTALPIACDQTISQPWVVASMLNALQLPADARVLDVGTGSGYAAAVLAEMAGRVYSIERVPALAAAASELLRELGYDNVEVIHGDGSVGWPAARPFDGIVVAAGAPAIPEPLKLQLSVGGRLVMPVGSAAMQGLVRLTRIGEDEFEREELGPVRFVPLIGEAGWPGDSHRHNDRRRPRAGNLGASEQPATTSQLLAAAAEPLDGDTKLDNLLRRIGDSRVVLIGEASHGSEEFYRIRARLTQRLIEQKHYTGVAVEADWPDAARVDHYVRDLRMPPSEWRAFSRFPTWMWRNTQVQEFVEWLRRHNGGIADIGSRVRFYGLDLYSMYTSMDEVINYLQRIDPAAARDARERYGCLTPWQQDPATYGRAAMSGRYRECESEVVDILTAMMERQLEYMAQDGDSFLDAMHNARLVANAEQYYRSLYDGLADSWNLRDSHMFDTLRSLLEYRENGKIVVWAHNSHIGDARATEVSVRGQHNLGQLCRQAFGDDAYLVGMGTHSGTVAAASDWGGAMEVMKVVPSLAGSWERLCHDTGIPAFSVPVGRRYVAPDLRGRLVEERPERAIGVIYRPATEWASHYFHARLGEQFDDYIWFDETGAVTPLGFREQQGMPDTWPFGL
- a CDS encoding 3-hydroxyacyl-CoA dehydrogenase NAD-binding domain-containing protein, with product MTTDVLALLNPRRLELGPVDLAADTAWRHWWLARDEDDIAWLVLSRCDSSVNTLDEAVLEELAEITAELRRRPPRALVLRSGKPAGFCVGADVGMFRDARSADSVVRQLQQAHEVVDGFENLAIPRIAVLHGACLGGGLELALACDYRIAIEGAMLGFPEVQLGLHPGLGGTFRSSRQINPLQAMKLMLTGKPVPAGRARKLGLVDAVTCERHVRPAVGAAADGALARASRPRYCKLLEQRWSRDLAARRMVAQTRQRVSAEHYPAPFELIELWRRHGGNRTAMQAAEADSFARLVTSTAGQNLVRVFFLREALKRQAGGEQAAVTQVHVVGAGAMGGDIAAWCALQGLRVTLADTRPDSIADAVRRAAGLCRSKHRGEAATREVLDRLIPDPAGDGVRHADLLIEAVPEKTEIKRAVYTQLQQQMKPDALLATNTSSIPLETLREDIERPENFVGLHFFNPVSRMQLVEVVAHDRASDASLARARAFTKAIDRLPVPVQSAPGFLVNRVLTPYLLEAMCMLDEGMAPETLDRAALDFGMPMGPAEMADQVGLDICVDVADMLRQQLTGVPLLEVPSWLRDKVENGETGRKAGRGLYRWNDGGPEKKDSTAPAPADTADRLLLPLLNACVACLRQQVVQDADVLDAAVIFGTGFAPFRGGPLHYARQRGVDVVEQRLRQLAGRHGPRFEPDPGWQQLAD
- a CDS encoding acetyl-CoA C-acetyltransferase, with protein sequence MRGPLLLRQPFLPTAFDEVILGCVNVLAGEMNPARVAALRLGLGPAMPAYTVQINCGSGMLSIDRGFRAIRDGSADLVLAGGSEALSHAPLYFGPQATDWLAALNGARSLTDKLKLLRRFRPSHFKPVIGLLQGLTDPVVELNMGQTAELLAHLFDISRAEADAYAAGSHHRLARAQQQGYLADEVTPAFSPDGRCHEFDNGVRPDTDSARLAALKPTFEKPWGQVTAGNSSQISDGASWVVLASGPAVERHALTPRARIVDSHWSALDPAIMGLGPVLSATRLLQRQALEMSDVDLWEINEAFAAQVLACLKAWNSAQFCREALGLEQPPGAPELDRLNVDGGAISLGHPVGTSGNRIVLHLANTLQRLDRRLGVATECIGGGQGGAMLLERSDP